DNA sequence from the Colletotrichum destructivum chromosome 9, complete sequence genome:
TCAGACATGGGATATCATGCACACAACAGCTTGGCTTGCTTGCCTGAATTTGAAAGAATTGTGTGAGGCGCCAGGCAGGGAGAACTTACTTGCACGCTTGTAGCGGAGAGGACGGGTGATTTGAGGCCAAAATACATAGGTGATTTTTCTGATGGAAGCAGTAGGAGGGGAGAGCACGTCAAAAGCATGTGTATGTACGCGTCCTTGCGCCTACCAGGCCTGGCGACGTGGACGCCAAGCCATGGGGGTACGAATTTCGTCTCGCACGCTTTTTCGCTGTTCGGGGAGGACGGACCGGTTGTCATAATGTTGGGGTGAATGGTCGCTTTTGCATCAGCACGACCTTGAGAAACCCCAAGTCGGTGGAATTGGTATTGTTTCAATACAAACGATTGTGGCTTCAGTCAATCAGTGATGTGAAGGTGAACTGCCTCGAACCAACGAAGGCGGGCATCCAGGCCGATTACCTACGTTAACTCGAGTTGGTCGACCCCGCTGGTCTTTCGTTCCATCTTCCTGGTCAGGTGCCAAATGTCGGTGGTCTAAGGTGTGCCCCTCTTTCCTAATCCTGTCATCACCAAAAACGCCCCAAATTGCGCCTGCCGTCTCAGACACACACTGTGCAGCTGGCGGACTATCTCCCCAAGGCATCCTCGGCCACTATTGTGCACTTTGCttgctacctacctacctacacaCTAACCTTGCTCTATCCACTCGAtcccttctccttttttcccGTCGGACAGAGGGAAAACAACGGTTCACCTCGAGGACTCTCCGTCCTACTCGCAAACCCTCGTCTCCGAGTCGGTTCATCCTTGTCGGCGTCTCCCTTATCAGCGACAACGGGCACTCTAAAGCGTCTGGGCGTCACGGTATCTAGGTAGGTCACTGTCGACAACCCCACCAATCCACCGTCTCCACTGCACCAGCTCAAGACCCCCATAGCCCCCTGCACGCTGCCCCCTCGCACCCAGCTAAGCTACGATAAGGCGTTATCGCTGcctgcgctgctgccgctACTGCCTGATACAGTACCGACACGGTACTTCCTGGAACCTGCCCCACCTTGTCTCCCTCCCGCAACCTCGAAGGCCCAACTTACACTGTATCGCACCTATACCTCTCTGCCTTCCTTCCATCTGCCTACCTTGCCGTCTCTTAACCTTCAGCCAACCCGCGATTCTAAGGCAGGAGCGTTCTGCCACACTTATCACGACTGCCGCGCCTTATTgacttcttcccctccctcttcttcccaagTTCGATCTACAACAacttctccatcttcaccaTCACTCGAGACCCCTCATCCCAACATCTACCGCTTTCCGTGGGCTCGGTCTTATTCGGACGGAGGTAGGTGGTTCCGACGCACACAACCAAACGCATACTGACCCCGTCTTCTCCCAGCAAACCCGAGAGTCGAGTCGCTTTCGACTTTCCACCATAGACAACCGCCAGTGATACGCTCCAGAAGCCCGTATCaagatgtcgtcgtcgagcccgaTGGGTCCGAGAATCCAGGCCCAGGATGGTGAGTGTAgccccttttcttccttctttatCGCCATGCTGGGTTTCTGACTAACTGGTTGACAGTGCTTGTCAAGCTCACCGTGAAGCATCCTCGCCCCGACCTACACTACCCAGAGCGACGGGTTACCCTTGAGCAAAAGAACACCAGCGTTCTGATTATTGGCCGGTCCAGCAAGCGGTTTGATAACCTGGAGGCGAAGAGCGATAACTGTTACTTCGACAGCCCGGTGATGAGCCGTGAGCATGCCAAAATCACGGTCGACTGGTATCACAAGGTAAATGATCCCCCATGCCGGAAACTTCTATAGGTTGCTAATCTGATTCTAGAAACTGAACATCAAGGATACTGGATCTCTGCATGGCACATATCACAACTCCCAGAGAATGCACCCGCGTGTACCCCGCGAATTGCAGCAACGTGACACCATCAAGTTTGGTATCGACATCCAGCGATCCAACGAGCTGTTTCCGCCCTGCACTGTTGAGGTAGAGTGGGAGTGGGATCACTTGGCCAAGACCACCCAGGCCCCGACCCAGATCAACATTCGGCCGTCATTCGCAGTCCCTGACGACTCGGACAGCAGCGATGATGATTACTCTACCGAAAGCGATATCCGCGCCACCATCGAGAAGATTCGCGAGGTGTACAAGCAAAAGCCGGCCGCAAACACAGCTAGCCTTTTCGCCAGCTCTATTGACCTTACCATGGACTCTCCCATGCACGAGCCGGAGATGAACGGGGAGGCTGATGCTCCAATCGTTATTGACGAGGACATCCAGAAGCTCCCACAGCCTGTCTCCTCGCCGCGCGAAGAGGGTCCGGCCGATCTGGACGCCCCtcacgacgaagaggaggttTTGCCGTTCAGTCCCAATAACCACCGCCagcttccccctccttcagTTTCTGGTGACGATTCGGATGAGTCTGACGATGAGTCTTACGATGAAGAGCTGTCCAGCTGCCCTGATGAACATCCTTCACCCCTGGGCCAGTTGCTCGACACATGCGAAGAAGACATCAACCTCAGCGACTGCGAGAGTGATGGTAATagtgaagaagaagacttgGAATCCGACAACGACAGTGGCTCAGACGTGGAGAGCGAGAATGAGAGTCTGGCAGCCGAGCAAGATCGTCTCATGATTGATCACTACGACTGCGAGTCTGAGGTTGACCAGCCTGATCAGCCCGACTCGACCCTTTGGGCAGATGAGAGCGCGTCCTGCATATACTCACAGCCTCCACCAGACGTCAACGCATCATACCAACCCTGCTACATGCCGGCCGCCTGGCAGCCGGAGCAACCGGGTGTTCAGTCTGCTGTACCACGCCCGTTCCGGTCGCTACCGATGATTCCACTTCCCGCCATAGCCTGGCCGACACTGCCTGCCGTAGAGCAGGGAGAGCAGGGACGCCCGAACGACTTTCGGTTGCCATCGATCTTGAATCCCCTTGAGTCGCAAACTGGCACCCTTCCCGAAGTCAGTAATGAAGCGCAGTCGCTCTCTGCTATTCAATCAATGGGCTACTCCGTCCAGCGAGAGGAATTGTCATCAAGTCTCACTCACTGGCAAAAGGCTTACGTGGAACCCAAGCCCGCCACTGAATCGGCAGAGAAGGACTCCCAGAACGATGGACCTTCGGCTGAAGCACTGGGCCACCTGACCGGAAAGCTCGAGTTTTTTGCTGCAAGGGAGCACAACAAGGCAACGATGCGTCGTCAAGAGCAACATCGAGATGTTGTTGAACCCACCACCCATGTTTCGAAGGCGGCCGAAGTGCCTGCCGAGGCTTCAGCGTCCGAACCTCAGCTCGTCACTACATTGGACGGAGCCGCCGCTCTAGAGTCGGTGAAGGAGATTCCCAAGTCCACCAATGTCGCCCAGTCAGTTTGGTCAGCCTCCGGAACCAAGTTCCTCAATACTCCCCAGGAATTTCCCTTGTCCGATGTGAGGAACACTGACCCCGAGCTCGACATGACAAGCGCCTATCAGTTCCACCAAAGCAAGCTTGCATCATCCAGCCAATCCAATAATACAGAAACCGCTCAACCCGCTTCGAGTGAGCCCGAGCAGGCTCAGGAGACGACAACCTCGAAGTCTACCAAGCGCAAAGCAGAGGATATTTCTACTTTGGTACCTGAGGAAGAGGCTGCTGAGGCAGCTACAGCAGAAGCCCCAAAACAGGAAGGGTCTTCGGAGAACGTTGCGGATGAAATGATGCAGGTAACTCCTCTCCACAGTCCGTCAACTATCCCAGTTGTCGTCGAGTCTGTCGACGGATCTTCACTCCCACCTTCAAAGCGTATGCGAAGTTTCCTAAACAAGGCCGGATACTTCCTGGGTGGAAGCGTGATCACTGCGGCAGGTCTCGTGACGGCACTCGCTGCTACAGCTCCTGCTCTCTAGGTTTGGTTCTTTTCTGCGACTTTTAGCACATATTTGGTGTTTGGTTTCTTCGATTACGGGGAGTGGGTCTGTGCCATTTGACTGACCCAAGATTGAGGTTCGGTACGGCGTCATGGACTTGGAGGGTTGATATTTGGGACTGCTTCACCAGTATgggaggatggggatggatTCCAAGTTGACTGCGCCAACTGGTTTGTTTTGGTGGACGCAACGAGGCAAAATGGACAAGGGTTGTCCTACGAAGGGTTATTCTATACCCAAGCCTTGAGATATCTTGCTTTCTATCTTTACCATGGCTCTTTCCTTTTCACAATAATCGCTTTTTTCGTAGGCCTAAGGTAATAACCGTATCTTCACTCAAGTAAATTGCGGCCCTGTGTCTTTGCGAATATGAGATGAAGATGCTGTCAGATGTTGGAAGCATGCTTCTGGGAAAGATCGGCAGCTACTGCGCAAGGTTTCTTGGACATTTC
Encoded proteins:
- a CDS encoding Putative forkhead-associated (FHA) domain, SMAD/FHA domain superfamily, with the translated sequence MSSSSPMGPRIQAQDVLVKLTVKHPRPDLHYPERRVTLEQKNTSVLIIGRSSKRFDNLEAKSDNCYFDSPVMSREHAKITVDWYHKKLNIKDTGSLHGTYHNSQRMHPRVPRELQQRDTIKFGIDIQRSNELFPPCTVEVEWEWDHLAKTTQAPTQINIRPSFAVPDDSDSSDDDYSTESDIRATIEKIREVYKQKPAANTASLFASSIDLTMDSPMHEPEMNGEADAPIVIDEDIQKLPQPVSSPREEGPADLDAPHDEEEVLPFSPNNHRQLPPPSVSGDDSDESDDESYDEELSSCPDEHPSPLGQLLDTCEEDINLSDCESDGNSEEEDLESDNDSGSDVESENESLAAEQDRLMIDHYDCESEVDQPDQPDSTLWADESASCIYSQPPPDVNASYQPCYMPAAWQPEQPGVQSAVPRPFRSLPMIPLPAIAWPTLPAVEQGEQGRPNDFRLPSILNPLESQTGTLPEVSNEAQSLSAIQSMGYSVQREELSSSLTHWQKAYVEPKPATESAEKDSQNDGPSAEALGHLTGKLEFFAAREHNKATMRRQEQHRDVVEPTTHVSKAAEVPAEASASEPQLVTTLDGAAALESVKEIPKSTNVAQSVWSASGTKFLNTPQEFPLSDVRNTDPELDMTSAYQFHQSKLASSSQSNNTETAQPASSEPEQAQETTTSKSTKRKAEDISTLVPEEEAAEAATAEAPKQEGSSENVADEMMQVTPLHSPSTIPVVVESVDGSSLPPSKRMRSFLNKAGYFLGGSVITAAGLVTALAATAPAL